The Oncorhynchus keta strain PuntledgeMale-10-30-2019 chromosome 22, Oket_V2, whole genome shotgun sequence genome includes the window AATTCATGCCAATAACCAATAGGCCTATTTGGGGGAAATACCTTTAGGCTGCTAATTGTCATTTGTCAACAATCTCAATAATTCAGCATAAAAAATATGAATGCTGTGCCATCTGCATGTTAACTTGGTTATGACAGCGTTACTAGCTCATATCAATCTCTGTCCTCTGCTCACACTGCGTTCGTCTGACTTGGTAGCCTGGGGCGAGCCAGACATGAGCCTTCATTGGATTTCTAAAAGATAAACAGACAATTAGGACAATATTTTAATCAATTCCTCGTGATTAAGAATATATATAGACTACTTACTGTATATTCCCTATTCACACGCGTTACATTGTTAATCCGAGTATGCGCACTGAACGCCTCCATTGTCTACCAGCAGCAAGGAGTGAGAGCGAGCGCGCGGATATGAGAATGCAGGGGAGCGGCATACATTGACCCAAATCTCCGGGAACCGGAGAACAAGCGGACCCGGACACACGTATGTCGTTGGAAagacagactggcagacagacagcaacagttGTCATGGATATGGTTATGATCAGCTGAACCACTCTTCAAGACAAAAATAATAACATTAAAGGGGGGTAGCCTAGCCTACTGCAGGGAAGCGCGACTGTCGGAACCGTTGTTGCGCTTTGTGCTTGTCATCATCCCTGTTGTGATTTGGAGCAGGCTGTCCTGCATTCGTTGTGAGGGGAAAACGTTTTGCGTTTTGCTTATCTTCATCAAAGGGAGTTGTTTTTCTGTCATTCATTTGACATCATCCTCCTATAAATGATCGTTTTTCTCTGTTGAGCTGAATCAAAACATTCGAGTCGCTCATGTTCCTGTCAGGGAAATGGGCTGTTGCGTCTGTTATACACAGCTGCTTTAGTCAGACTTGACAACCGGGATTTTTTAAAGCTGCCGTTTTGTCCCTGGCAAGAGGCGATCAAGTGCACTGCAGACAGGCGTGTCGGGGGCGATTCCAGTGACGGCTCTCGACTCTCTGCGGGAGCCCCGTTTCAACAGCCCCCACCCAATTTTATCGGGCGATTTGGATGGGGGGCAAGCAGAGTACGACAGGGCGGCCCCGGGGTGCTTTTCACGGTGTCTCGGCGGATGACAGCGCAGTGGCACCCTCGGCCCACTTTGGGCACTACCGACCAAGTGGCACTATGGGGTTACGCAGTCGCTCAGTGAGTTCTGTGGCTGGGATGGGCATAGAACATAGTCCTACGGTGCCCTTTGGTTTTTATACCCCCAGAGGAACAGACTCGGACAGGGCTGGAGGGGGGTCTGGCACTAACGCCTCCCATGGTAACGGCTACCAGGAAACGGGCAGCGGGCATCACACGGATGGTATGCTCTATCTGGGCTCCCGAGGGTCGTTGGCAGACACCTtgcccctgcacattgcaccCCGGTGGTTTAGCGCCCACAGTGGTAAGTATCAACACAGCCAACCATGGCTGGCTGCACACATCACAGTTATCAGGGTATTACAATGACATTAGGCCTTGATGTCATCAGCAAACTTCCCTGCCATCCATGGAACTTCATTAatgaattagtgtgtgtgtgtgtgtgtgtgtgtgtgtgtgtgtgtgtgtgtgtgtgtgtgtgtgtgtgtgtgtgtgtgtgtgtgtgtgtgtgtgtgtgtgtgtgtgtgtgtgtgtgtgtgtgtgtgtgtgtgtgtgtgtgtgtgtgtgtgtgtgtgtgtgtgtgtgcgcatgtgtgtgcatCAGGGCAGTTAACCAGGGGTTCATTGAGTGTCTGACCTTATCTACCTTATGTACACATAAGATGATGCACAGCTATCATCTGTCTCACTGACTGGGCTTGTCAGGGCCTGAGCTGCAGAATACTGACGACACTGGCTCAGGTCCCCAGGCACTCATTACCAAAGCCCAATCCAGCAACCCACAAGAGGGAATGTCAGGCGTCAACGTCCAGACTGTTTGCCTTTTATTGCTAGGTGACCCTGCTGTTCCTTTTGATGACTGAGACGCTCCCATAACGGATACGGCTCTGGTCCTGCTTCAAGTAGATAATTCAGCCCTGTTCTCAAGACATggagtctctctctgtcctctctgtaaaATGGCTATTAATAGGGCTGATCACAGGTGCCTCCGTCAAGTGCCCTTGGGAAGTGGTGAGGGAGTGAGGGGCGGGGGGTAGAAGGAAGACAGAGACACCAGATCTTACATTTGACCAATTTCAAACTCTCCAGTCTGGTGTGGTCACATTCCTATCATAGTATGGATTTGAATTGATTGAAAGAACcattaaaacattttattttctgGAAATTTCTTGGAGCCTTTCTCTTATCTCAGTGGAGCATTGGTCAGACATCTTGTTGCCTTCAACTCTGACACAtggggccta containing:
- the LOC118401348 gene encoding E3 ubiquitin-protein ligase znrf1-like, whose product is MGGKQSTTGRPRGAFHGVSADDSAVAPSAHFGHYRPSGTMGLRSRSVSSVAGMGIEHSPTVPFGFYTPRGTDSDRAGGGSGTNASHGNGYQETGSGHHTDGMLYLGSRGSLADTLPLHIAPRWFSAHSGFKCPVCSKSVASNEMEVHFIMCLSKPRLSYNDDVLARDAGECVICLEELQQGNTIARLPCLCIYHKSCIDSWFEINRSCPEHPSD